Sequence from the Pseudomonas sp. 7SR1 genome:
TCACGTCCAGCTGGACGGCGGTGAAGCCGGCGGCGCTGAGCGCTGCGACGTCCTCAGCCTTGCGGGCGCTGGCCCAGACCTGGTATCCGGCAGCCTTGAAGGCATCGGCGAGGGCGCGGCCGATGCCGCTTGAACATCCGGTAATCAACGCAACGGGCATGGCGCGTTCCTTGTGCAGAAAAAGAGGGAAGTGGCTCAATCGGAGAAGCTGCCGTGCAATCGCTCGGCACGAAACTCCAGCGTCTGCGGGCGATAGCCGGGACGCAGCGGGGGCAGGGGCAGGCAATCCTGCCAGTCGGCACCGGGCTGCAACTGGCCGGGTCCGTGGTAGCGCGGTGCATTGTACGGGGTGTCGGCCAGGTTGATGGTGTCGCCGGGTGCATAGGCCGCGACCCGCCAGCCCAGCTCGACCAATGGTACGTCGTTGCCGTTCTTGAGTTTCAGCAGCAGCGGGCGGTCGGCGGGGCAGTGTTCCGGAGCGTAGGCAAGGCGCAGCTCCAGGCGTGCCAGTTGCCGGGTCTCGCGGTTTTCCTGCCAGATCACCCAGGCGGCCACCAGCCCCAGGCCGACAAACGCCGCCAAGGACACCGGCAGTGCCTTGGCAGGGTAGCGCAGCAGCAGGATCAGCCAGGTAATGACCAGCAAGACGCCAATAAGCATGTTCGAAGCCTCCGATAGCGTAGCCACATCCTACCGGAGGGCTCGGGGCATGGATATTCTCTGCCCTGCCGATCCACTGGTCGTCACTCTTATATCTGACAGTAGGCAGCGCTGTGCGCCCCCTTGTTAGATGGCGAAGGCGCAGGCGGCTTTGGCCAGGAGACCGAACGATGAGCATGGATCAGGGGACCCCGAGGTTGATTGCTGTTGATCCGCGACGCTTGCCGGTCCGTTCGGTCGATTATTGCCGCACCCTCGAGCGGGGACCGGCGCACCGACGCATCAACCGCAGCCGCATCGATACGGCGGGGCGCCTGGTCGAGCAATGGGACCCACGCTTGTGGGCCCTGCGACAGGAGGATGAAGCGACCCCCGCCAACCTTTCGGTGGTTTATTCGCTGTCCTCGACCGTGCTGCTCACGACCAGCGTCGACGCGGGCCGACAGGTCGATCTGCCTGGGCTCGCCAGCGAAAACCTGCGCAGTTGGGATGGCCGGGGCACCCAACGGGAAATCGCCTACGATCACTCGCTGCGCCTTGTGGCAGTGTTCGAGCAGGGGGCCGGCCAACCGCGTCGGTGCGTCGAGCGCATGAAATATGGTGATCCGGGCCAGGGCGATGGCGATCACAACCAGCACGGCCAACTGGTTCGTCATGACGATCCGGCGGGAACCGTGCTGTCGACGTCGTTTTCCCTCGGCGGTCAACGCCTTGCCCAGGAGCGCCGTTTTACCCTCGACGCGGTCATTCCCGATTGGCCGGAACGGGAAGCCGATCGTGAGCCGTTGCTTGAACCTGGCGATGGGTTCCTGACGACGTGGCGCCTGGGTCCGCAGGGCGATGTGCTGGAGCAGGTCGATGCCAGGGGCAATCGGCAGCGGCAGACGCTGGCCGTGGATGGAAGGATGGCTGGCAGCCAGCTGTTGCTACGGGGCCAGAGCCAGTGGCAATCCCTGGTGAGGGATATCCGTTACAGCGCCGAAGGGCAGGTCGAAGAGCAAACCGCCGGCAACGCTGTGCGGACCCGGCTCGCCTATAGTCCCGAGGATGGTCGCTTGGTGACGCGCAGCGTTCGACACGGCGACCGGGTCTTGCAGGACCTGGAGTATGCCTACGATCCCATGGGCAACGTCCTGAGCATCGAAGACAAGGCCCAGCCGGTGCGTTATTTCGCCAACCAGCGGATCGAGCCCGTCAGCCGTTTCGTCTACGACACGCTCTATCAGTTGAGCCAGGCCACGGGATGGGAAGCGGGCGCCCCAAGCCAGGGGCCCGAGTCCATGGGGCACGGCGATCCGGCGGCAGTCAGCAATTACCGGCAGACCTACCGCTACGATGAAGGCGGCAATTTGGTGGAATTGACCCATGTCGGTGCGCAGAATCACGGACAGCAGATGAAGGTGGCCCGCCACAGCAATCGTGGCCTGCCATACCGTAATGGTGTGCCGCCGACGGAGGAGGAGATCGACGCGGCATTCGATGCGCGAGGCAATTGGCTGGAACGGGAGCCGGGACGTTCCTTGGCCTGGGACCTGCGTAACCAGTTGGGTTCGGTCACCCCCATAGCCCGGGCGTCGGGTCTCGATGATAGCGAGCGGTATGTCTACGCAGGAGATGGTCAACGGGTGCGCAAGCTTCGTACCCTGCAAACCGCGAGTCGCACGCTGGTCGCCGAGGTGCGTTACCTGCCGGGGCTGGAACTGCGCGCCGACAGCGGCAACGGCGAGTCATTGCAGGTCATCGCTGCCCGAGGCGGACTCGACGGCGTTCGGATACTGCATTGGGAGAGCACGCCGCCTTTCGCAGAGAACGACCGCTATCGCTACAGTTGTTCCGATCACTTGGGGTCGATCGCCCTGGAGCTCGACCACGACGCCCGGATCATCAGCCGGGAGCATTTCTACCCGTTCGGCGAGACTGCCTATCTGGCCGGCGATGACGAGGCCGAAGTCAGCTACAAGACGGTTCGCTACTCAGGCAAGGAGCGCGATGCCACGGGGCTTTATTACTATGGGTTCAGGTATTACGCGCCGTGGCTGCAGCGTTGGGTCAGTCCGGATCCGGCTGGGGAGGTGGACGGTTTGAATCTTTATCGGATGGTGAGAAATAATCCGGTGACGTTCTTCGATACCGACGGACTCGCCCCTCAACCTGAAGGCAAGCCTAAAGATGGAAGTAACGTGTCCAGGATCAGGCAAGCATTCGAGTCGCCCAAATCTGCCAGTGATCAATTGCCGCAAGTCCGGCAAGCTCCACTGATTCGAACAGCTAGACCTCCCTTGAAACAGCTCCCACAGCGGACAGCGCGAGTCCAGGTATCTTCTATGGAAGCGTTTCTTCCGGTAGGAAAAGTATCCACAGTGCACCCTGAATCGATCCGGCCGACGGGATCGCTCTCGCCCCATGTCGGGAGCCAGCTGCTGGTTGGTTCGCACGCATTAACGATAACCCAGGCGGGGAATATTATCGTTATGCGAGGGGACAACCGCTCTCCAGATGAAATACGTAGGGCAGGTGGTTTTTTCCCCAGGGATAATCGAGGGCTGAAAATCAAACAGGAGTTCAGAGAGGCATTGATGACGAAGGGCTTTAATACCCTGGCAAATGAACACGTCAGGAGCCCTGTTCCCGGTTATGTGTCCACAGGGATGGATGAGGACTCGGGGGGATATGGTGACACCCGGAACTATCTGTACCGAATGGAGATTCCGGGGTTGGAAGAGCGGAGCGTCGATCAACAGACACTGGGGATCGACAAGCCTTTCAAGTTTGTCCCGAAAGGAAGGTTGGACGCTCGTTTACTGATGAGCAATGACACGCTCGATCAAGCCAACTTCGTCGCGATGATTCCACCCATGACGGTTGAAGTAACGTTCATCACTCCGATTCCGAGCGCTTACATTGTTTCCTTTAGAAAAGCCGGAAGTCGTGAGTGGGAGTCGTTTCATTAGGTTTTTTATGAAATGTCGCGCAGGCGCTTTTCGTACAAGGCCCAGGACGAAAAAGCCCCCATCCAACCCACTGCGGATAGGGGGCGCAGTGGGCTGGATGGGGGCTTCGTTTGGGGCCGAACGTTATTGCGCGATGGTCTTCACCGACACGCCGCGTTCGATCGGGGTGGAGCGACCGTAGATGTCTTCGAAGCGCTCGATGTCGTCTTCGCCCAGGTAGCTGCCGGACTGCACCTCGATGATTTCCAGCGGGATCTTGCCCGGGTTGCGCAGACGATGGACGGATGCGATCGGGATGTAGGTCGACTGGTTTTCACACAGCAGGAACACGTTCTCGTCGCAGGTGACCTCGGCGGTGCCGCTGACCACGATCCAGTGTTCGGCGCGGTGGTGGTGCATCTGCAGCGACAGGCACGCGCCCGGCTTGACCGAGATGTGCTTGACCTGGAAACGACCGCCCATGTCCACCGAGTCGTAGGAGCCCCACGGACGGTAGACCTCGCAGTGGTTCTGGGTTTCGCTGCGGCCCTGGGCGTTGAGGGTGTTGACCAGCTGTTTCACGCCTTGGACCTTGTCCTTGTGGGCGATCATCATGGCGTCCTTGGTTTCCACCACCACGATGTTCTCCAGGCCGATCACCGACACCAGCTTGCCGTTGCCGTGGATCATGCAGTTGCGGCTGTCCTGGATCACTACGTCGCCCTTGGTGACGTTGCCGTTGGCGTCTTTTTCGTTGACTTCCCACAGCGACGCCCAGCAGCCGACATCGCTCCAGCCCGCCGCCAGTGGCACCACGCAGGCCCGCTGGGTCTTTTCCATCACCGCGTAGTCGATGGAGTTGTCCGGGCAGCAAGCGAAGGTGGCTTCGTCGAAGGTGATGGTGTCCGCTGTCTGTTCGCTGCGCTCCAGGGTCAGCAGGCAGGTGTCATAGATGTCCGGATCGTGCTTCTTCAATTCCTCGAGGAAGCGGCTGGCGCGGAACAGGAACATGCCGCTGTTCCAGAAATAACCACCGGCTTCGAGGAATTCGGTGGCGCGCTTGGCGTCGGGTTTCTCGACGAAGTGCGAAACGCGGCTCACACCCTCGGGCAGCAGCGCATCGTTGGTCGACTTGATGTAGCCGTAGCCGGTCTCCGGCTTGGTCGGCGGGATGCCGAACAGCACCATCTCGCCGCGCTCGGCGGCCACGGTGGCCAGGGCCAGGGCGCGTTGCAGGGCTTTCTGGTCTTCGATCACGTGGTCGGCCGGCAGCACCAGCATCAACTCGTCGCGACCTTCATTGACCAGCATCATCGCCGTCAGGGCCACGGCCGGTGCGGTATTGCGCCCGAACGGTTCCATCAGGATGCGCTGGGCTTCCAGTTTGCGGTTGGCCAACTGCTCGTTGACGATGAACCGGTGGTCTTTGTTGCAGACCACGATCGGCGTGTCCATGCCTTCGAACACCAGGCGTTCGAGGGTCTGCTGGAACAGGGTGTTTTCCCCGGTCAGGGCCAGGAATTGTTTTGGGAATTGCTTGCGCGAAAGCGGCCAAAGACGTGAGCCGCTACCACCTGACAAGATCACCGGAATCATGTGTGTTACTCCTTGAAGCGAAATGGTTATAGAGCTACTGCGTTCTGTCGTTTCACTCTCTTGTTGTTGTTCCTTGCCCGAATGACAGCTGTGCTCAGTGTGGGAGCGAGCTTGCTCGCCATGGCGGTGTATCGATCGACATCCATGTTGAATGTCAGATAGCTATCGCGAGCACGCTCGCTCCCACAGGGCACAGCGTCAGTCAGGAAAACTCATCAGCGGGTCGACACGGGGCGCTTGACCCACACTGGCGACAGGCTGCTGCCCGAGCCGGTGACGTACAGCACCGCGGCTTCACCGCGCTCCAGGGCTACGGGTTTCAGATCGCCGACTTTCTTGTCGCCCTCGAACAGCGCCAGGCTGACTTTGACCGGATTGATTTCACGCTCGCCACGGCCTTTGGCCGCCACGTTCGGAACCACTTCGGTCTTGCCGTCGGCGGTCTTGAGGGTCAGTGCCTTGTCGCTCAGGTTCTGCACGCGAACCAGGGACTTCTGCTTGTTCTTGAACGGAGGTTCTTCGATCAGTTGTGGTTGGCCGCTGGCGTTGTTGACCAGGGTGTAATAGTGATCGGGAGCCAGTTTCACCGGTACGGTCTGGCTGCCGACCTTGGCGCTGTAGTCGCCGCCGGGCATGAAGCTGAAATCGCTGCTGGCCAGGGGGGCGACATCGCTCAGGTTGGTGCTGCCGACGGTGGCGCTGACTTCAGCGTTGCTGGCGTTGTAGAGGCGCACGAAGCTCGAGCCTTTTGGCGCGACCGGGCCGTACAGGGCCGAGTCACCGGCGAAGGCGGAAAAGGACAGGGCGCTCAGGCTGGCAGCGAGGGCAACGGCCTTGAAGGAGCGAGCAGCGAGACGGCGATGAGTTGTGGTGAAAGTCATGGTGGACCTCTCTTTCAGTTTTGCGCCCGGTCGGGCGTCTCGGATGGGGTGTTGGCGGCTACGTTCTGTTGGCGCGCACCGGCTTGTTTGAGCTCTGCGACCCACTGTGGGTCGGCGTCGCCGATTTCGTTGTTCACGGGCAGATAACGTTCAGGGAACTCCCAGATCAGCACCTGGGGCGGGCTGTTCTTGAAGGCGTCGCTCTTGAGGTAGCTGAGCATTGGCAGAATCGGGCCATGGCCGTCTTCGGCGTAGTTCACGACGTCGCTGTGCAGGGCCTGCTTGAGCGCACCGACGAAGTTCCAGTTGGGGTTGGCGCTGTAGCTGGTGCCGATCAGGGCCACGGGCACCTGGGCGTCGGCGAACAGGGCGTCGCCTTCGGCCGGCTGGTCGTCGGCTTCGCGGGTATTGCGCTTGACCAGCGGCTCCTGGGCCGGCATCAGCTCTTCGAACAGCGGATCCAGGGGCAGGAACTGACGCAGGTCGCCCTTGTGGGTGATCTTTTCCACAGGCTCGGTGACGAAGCGCTGCGGTTCACCGTTGAGCGGAGCGCGCTCGGCAATGGCCTTGGCCAGGTTCTCGGCGGCCACCTGGGCACCTTCCGGCGTCCAGTGGGTATCGGTGCGCAGGAACACTTGCTGGCCGCTTTGCTTGGCCTGTTGCAACGGGCCGAGCAGGTCGGGGGCGATGATCTTGTCCGCCGCCACGCGAGCATGGAAATCCTGGTAGAGGTTGGCGTGGATGCTGGATGGCTTCACTTCACCCAGGTGCTCGGGGTACAGCCGCGCCTTGGCCGGCACGATCGCCATCACCAGGGTGATGCCTTGCTCCTTGAGCTTCTGGCGCACGCCCTCGATCAACGCGTAGTTGCCTTGCAGGTTCAGCTCTTCGTTGACGATCGGGTTGAACTCTTCATCGCTGTACAGCCACTGGTCACGGCCCAGGACCACGCCCTTGCGGCCTTCGTTGAACAGCTTGTAGTCCAGCGCCGCCCAGATGTTGGTGCCCAGGCGCTTGATGGGAAACTCGTCGTCGTAGTGGGTTTCCACGGCCTTGGCCCAGCGCCCGTTGAGCACCGTGGCATCGGGGTTGGTGCTGAAGCCGAAGAAACTGCGCATCGACCACAGGCCCAGCACCACCAGGGTCAGCAGAAACAGTGCGATGTAAAAGATGCGTAATGAGCGGGTCATGTTCAGATCCCTCAGAACTGGAAGTAAAGGAACGGCGAGAAGCTTTGCGCCGAGAGTTTGAGAATCGAGGCGATGAACAGCAGCAGCACCAGGGCGCGCATCACATAGCGTGGCCAGTCGGCGACCCAGTAGGCTGGTTGCACCTGGGCTTCGACACCCACGGTGTAGCCCGGTTCATGGATGTTCGACGGGTTGTCGCCCGGAACGGCCTTGATCAGGCCCGGTTGCGCGGTGGCCGGACAATCGGCCTCGGTGCTGACCTCGGGCTTGGTCTTGACTGGAGGACGGTTGGTGTAGAAGTCCCGCAGGCCGAAGAAGGCGAGGGTGACGTAGGCCACCACCAGCGTGGCGATCTGCAGGCCGGTGAGGTTGGCGCGGGTCAGTTCCGACAGCGACCAGTCGCCGAAGCTGAACATGGCGCCGTACATGCGACCGGCCACGTGCAGGTTCTCGGCACGGAAGATCACCCAGCCCATGACCACCAGCAGGAAGGTCAGTGCCCAGCGGATCGGGTTGATGGTGCGCGGCGTGGTGTTGATGCCCACGGCCTTCTCGATGGCCAGCCAGATACCGTGCCAGGCGCCCCAGATCACGTAGGTGATGTTCGCACCGTGCCACAGACCGCCGAGCAGCATGGTCAGGAACAGGTTGCGATAGGTCATCAGCGTGCCTTTGCGGTTACCGCCCAGGGTGATGTAGAGGTAGTCACGCAGCCAGGTGGACAGGCTGATGTGCCAGCGCCGCCAGAACTCGGTGATGGACTGGCTGATGTAGGGCTGCTTGAAGTTTTCCATGAAGCGGAAACCCATCATCAGGCCCAGGCCGATGGCCATGTCGCTGTAGCCGGAGAAGTCGAAGTACAGCTGCGCGGTGTAGGCCAGGGCGCCGAGCCAGGCGTCACCCGTGGTGGGGTTCTGCAGGGCGAAGCAATGGTCGGCCACCACCGCCAGGGTGTCGGCGATGAACACTTTCTTGATGAAGCCCTGCATGAAGCGCGTGCAGCCTTCGGAGAACTTGTCCAGGGTGTGGGTGCGGTTGTTGAACTGATCGGCCAGGTCACGGAAACGCAGCACGGGGCCGGCGATCAGGTGGGGGAAGATCGCCACGAACGCCGCGAAGTCGATCAGGTTGCGGGTCGCCGGGGTATCGCCGCGATAGACGTCGATGATGTAGCTGATGGACTCGAAGATGTAGAACGAGATCCCGATCGGCAACAGCACGTGGGTCAGGATGAACGGATTGAGACCGAAGCTGGTGATGATGGCGTTGAGGCTGTCCACGCCGAAGTTGGCGTATTTGAAATAGCCGAGGATGGCCAGGTCCACGCCCACGCCAAGCAGCAGCCAGCGCTGGGCCGGTTTGGTGCGCACGCCCGCGGCGCCGACTTTAAGGCCGATCCAGTAGTTCCACAGGGTGACGCCGGCGAACAGCGCCAGGAAATCCACCCGCCACCAGGCATAGAACACATAGCTGGCGATCAGCAGCAGCAGGTTGCGATAGCGTTGCCCGCTCAGGTAGTACAAGCCGAGAAAGATCGGCAGGAACAGGAACAGGAACACGTTGGATGAAAATACCATCCCGATCTCTCCATGTTGAATCAACAGTCAAGGGCCAGAGCCCCCCCAAACCCCCCCATGAAACCGGGGGGTTGATTACATTCGAAACAAACCACATTCCCTGTGGGAGCGAGCTTGCTCGCGATTGCGATCTGACATTCACTTTGGTGGCGACTGACATACCGTCATCGCGAGCAAGCTCGCTCCCACAGAATTCCCCGCCAGGCAGGGAGGGTGGGCTTAGCTTCCTTTCTCACCTTTATCCCGCGATGGGTCGTACACCTTGGTCAAGTCCCCGCCGAGGCGGAAGGTCTTGAACGGCTGCATTTCATGCTTGCGTTCCAGCACATCCTGCGAGCATGTGTAGAGGGAGCAGAACGGTTCGAGCCAGGCGAATTTCGAATCGATCTTGAGATCCTTCATGTCCTGTTCTTCGCCATTCTTCTCTTCGAAGATGTCCGGGTCTTCCACACCGGCCAGTACCCGCTCGCCCAGACGCTTGAGGGCGGCATTGTTTTCCTGGCGCAGGTCCACGCCGTTGACCTGGGCAAAACTGGCGATCATCGCCAGGGGCGGCAGGGCATAGTTGTGGTACGACAGCGCCCGCTGCTTGCGCTTGAGTTCGTTGGGCAGGAAACCGTCGGCGTCCACCTGGTTGACGCCGACCTTGTATTCCTTGACGGCCCAGTCGAACAGGTCGCGACGGTTGGTCGCCACGGCCGTGGCCATCACCGACCAGGCTGCCCAGTAGGAGTGGTTGTTGGTCTTGTCCAGGGGCAGGTTGTCCCAGTCGCTGACCACCTGGTCGGCCATCTTGCTGAACCAGCCTTCGATCAGTTGCGCCTGTTCCTGGTGGTTGGCCAGTGGGCGCGACTCGGAGAACTTCAGGCGCACATAGGCCGAGGCCATGCTGCCCAAGGCCCATTTGCGCATGGACTTGCCGGTGTGGTTGAAGTCGGTGGACATCAACGCATCGGCCTTGGCCCATTCGGTCAGCCAGTTCAAGGTGCATTCCAGTTGCTCGGGGCGACCGTCGCGCATGAACTGCATCACCTGCTTGCTGATACCCCGTTCGATCCGGGTGATGTCGGCGGTGCTGTCACGGAAGGCTTTTTCCGATTGCACGTTCAAGGTCGCGCGGGCCTTGTCGGAGCCTTCGTACTTGCTGCGGAACTGCAGCGCGCCGGTATAGGGCGTTGGCGTTGCATCGCAGCCCTGGGCCGGGTCGCCGACCTTGACCTTCTCGATCGGTGCGAAGTAGCCCTGTGGCGGACGCAGCGGAGCCGCGGCCTGGGTGGCCCCGGCGAACATCGCCAGGGTCAGCAGGGACGGCGCCAGCAGCGCTTTCAACGTTCGGGGTCGCATGTTTCTGGTCATAAAGCGAGACCTCATTGTCCGATTTGAGCCGTTTGTTCGGCTTGCGGAGAGACATTGCGTTTGCAGACTTTCGCTTCGATTTGCTGTGGTGCCGCACCGGCTTCGGGGCCCTGGACTTCAACGGCCAGCAGGTTCTGCGAGGCCCAGTCCTCATCGGTGCGCAACTGGAAGGCGAAACGCCCGTCGGTTTCGGAGGTGTTCGGTTTCTCGATCTTGATGTCCTCGTGGC
This genomic interval carries:
- a CDS encoding multidrug transporter, yielding MLIGVLLVITWLILLLRYPAKALPVSLAAFVGLGLVAAWVIWQENRETRQLARLELRLAYAPEHCPADRPLLLKLKNGNDVPLVELGWRVAAYAPGDTINLADTPYNAPRYHGPGQLQPGADWQDCLPLPPLRPGYRPQTLEFRAERLHGSFSD
- a CDS encoding RHS repeat domain-containing protein; the protein is MSMDQGTPRLIAVDPRRLPVRSVDYCRTLERGPAHRRINRSRIDTAGRLVEQWDPRLWALRQEDEATPANLSVVYSLSSTVLLTTSVDAGRQVDLPGLASENLRSWDGRGTQREIAYDHSLRLVAVFEQGAGQPRRCVERMKYGDPGQGDGDHNQHGQLVRHDDPAGTVLSTSFSLGGQRLAQERRFTLDAVIPDWPEREADREPLLEPGDGFLTTWRLGPQGDVLEQVDARGNRQRQTLAVDGRMAGSQLLLRGQSQWQSLVRDIRYSAEGQVEEQTAGNAVRTRLAYSPEDGRLVTRSVRHGDRVLQDLEYAYDPMGNVLSIEDKAQPVRYFANQRIEPVSRFVYDTLYQLSQATGWEAGAPSQGPESMGHGDPAAVSNYRQTYRYDEGGNLVELTHVGAQNHGQQMKVARHSNRGLPYRNGVPPTEEEIDAAFDARGNWLEREPGRSLAWDLRNQLGSVTPIARASGLDDSERYVYAGDGQRVRKLRTLQTASRTLVAEVRYLPGLELRADSGNGESLQVIAARGGLDGVRILHWESTPPFAENDRYRYSCSDHLGSIALELDHDARIISREHFYPFGETAYLAGDDEAEVSYKTVRYSGKERDATGLYYYGFRYYAPWLQRWVSPDPAGEVDGLNLYRMVRNNPVTFFDTDGLAPQPEGKPKDGSNVSRIRQAFESPKSASDQLPQVRQAPLIRTARPPLKQLPQRTARVQVSSMEAFLPVGKVSTVHPESIRPTGSLSPHVGSQLLVGSHALTITQAGNIIVMRGDNRSPDEIRRAGGFFPRDNRGLKIKQEFREALMTKGFNTLANEHVRSPVPGYVSTGMDEDSGGYGDTRNYLYRMEIPGLEERSVDQQTLGIDKPFKFVPKGRLDARLLMSNDTLDQANFVAMIPPMTVEVTFITPIPSAYIVSFRKAGSREWESFH
- a CDS encoding mannose-1-phosphate guanylyltransferase/mannose-6-phosphate isomerase is translated as MIPVILSGGSGSRLWPLSRKQFPKQFLALTGENTLFQQTLERLVFEGMDTPIVVCNKDHRFIVNEQLANRKLEAQRILMEPFGRNTAPAVALTAMMLVNEGRDELMLVLPADHVIEDQKALQRALALATVAAERGEMVLFGIPPTKPETGYGYIKSTNDALLPEGVSRVSHFVEKPDAKRATEFLEAGGYFWNSGMFLFRASRFLEELKKHDPDIYDTCLLTLERSEQTADTITFDEATFACCPDNSIDYAVMEKTQRACVVPLAAGWSDVGCWASLWEVNEKDANGNVTKGDVVIQDSRNCMIHGNGKLVSVIGLENIVVVETKDAMMIAHKDKVQGVKQLVNTLNAQGRSETQNHCEVYRPWGSYDSVDMGGRFQVKHISVKPGACLSLQMHHHRAEHWIVVSGTAEVTCDENVFLLCENQSTYIPIASVHRLRNPGKIPLEIIEVQSGSYLGEDDIERFEDIYGRSTPIERGVSVKTIAQ
- a CDS encoding alginate O-acetyltransferase AlgF, which gives rise to MTFTTTHRRLAARSFKAVALAASLSALSFSAFAGDSALYGPVAPKGSSFVRLYNASNAEVSATVGSTNLSDVAPLASSDFSFMPGGDYSAKVGSQTVPVKLAPDHYYTLVNNASGQPQLIEEPPFKNKQKSLVRVQNLSDKALTLKTADGKTEVVPNVAAKGRGEREINPVKVSLALFEGDKKVGDLKPVALERGEAAVLYVTGSGSSLSPVWVKRPVSTR
- a CDS encoding alginate O-acetyltransferase produces the protein MTRSLRIFYIALFLLTLVVLGLWSMRSFFGFSTNPDATVLNGRWAKAVETHYDDEFPIKRLGTNIWAALDYKLFNEGRKGVVLGRDQWLYSDEEFNPIVNEELNLQGNYALIEGVRQKLKEQGITLVMAIVPAKARLYPEHLGEVKPSSIHANLYQDFHARVAADKIIAPDLLGPLQQAKQSGQQVFLRTDTHWTPEGAQVAAENLAKAIAERAPLNGEPQRFVTEPVEKITHKGDLRQFLPLDPLFEELMPAQEPLVKRNTREADDQPAEGDALFADAQVPVALIGTSYSANPNWNFVGALKQALHSDVVNYAEDGHGPILPMLSYLKSDAFKNSPPQVLIWEFPERYLPVNNEIGDADPQWVAELKQAGARQQNVAANTPSETPDRAQN
- a CDS encoding MBOAT family O-acyltransferase, producing MVFSSNVFLFLFLPIFLGLYYLSGQRYRNLLLLIASYVFYAWWRVDFLALFAGVTLWNYWIGLKVGAAGVRTKPAQRWLLLGVGVDLAILGYFKYANFGVDSLNAIITSFGLNPFILTHVLLPIGISFYIFESISYIIDVYRGDTPATRNLIDFAAFVAIFPHLIAGPVLRFRDLADQFNNRTHTLDKFSEGCTRFMQGFIKKVFIADTLAVVADHCFALQNPTTGDAWLGALAYTAQLYFDFSGYSDMAIGLGLMMGFRFMENFKQPYISQSITEFWRRWHISLSTWLRDYLYITLGGNRKGTLMTYRNLFLTMLLGGLWHGANITYVIWGAWHGIWLAIEKAVGINTTPRTINPIRWALTFLLVVMGWVIFRAENLHVAGRMYGAMFSFGDWSLSELTRANLTGLQIATLVVAYVTLAFFGLRDFYTNRPPVKTKPEVSTEADCPATAQPGLIKAVPGDNPSNIHEPGYTVGVEAQVQPAYWVADWPRYVMRALVLLLFIASILKLSAQSFSPFLYFQF
- a CDS encoding mannuronate-specific alginate lyase; amino-acid sequence: MRPRTLKALLAPSLLTLAMFAGATQAAAPLRPPQGYFAPIEKVKVGDPAQGCDATPTPYTGALQFRSKYEGSDKARATLNVQSEKAFRDSTADITRIERGISKQVMQFMRDGRPEQLECTLNWLTEWAKADALMSTDFNHTGKSMRKWALGSMASAYVRLKFSESRPLANHQEQAQLIEGWFSKMADQVVSDWDNLPLDKTNNHSYWAAWSVMATAVATNRRDLFDWAVKEYKVGVNQVDADGFLPNELKRKQRALSYHNYALPPLAMIASFAQVNGVDLRQENNAALKRLGERVLAGVEDPDIFEEKNGEEQDMKDLKIDSKFAWLEPFCSLYTCSQDVLERKHEMQPFKTFRLGGDLTKVYDPSRDKGEKGS